A DNA window from uncultured Methanoregula sp. contains the following coding sequences:
- a CDS encoding winged helix-turn-helix transcriptional regulator, which translates to MDDDHYAILITLAVILAAMLLSPWSGLIDNGYVVTPATEEDIRNAEPVETVQVSFWELPPRVMLISVALSLCPLIACPIEFFFFLKLFSYLGYRKIASASVLDSATRRQIYDTIVQNPGIFFNEILRITGQKRSTLQYHLAVLKFTDKITAFSTRGDVRYFENSGRYSVTEQKVLRSLRNVREREIFECIMDYPAITRSDLMKHLKVSGPTVSWHTGRLSDDGLLAVTRDGKQMRYALPPEVQQFLEKYLLSRNTGPGQKPGPG; encoded by the coding sequence ATGGATGACGACCATTATGCGATCCTGATCACGCTTGCCGTCATTCTTGCAGCCATGCTCCTCTCGCCATGGTCGGGCCTCATCGACAACGGGTATGTCGTCACCCCCGCAACGGAAGAAGATATCCGGAATGCCGAACCGGTTGAAACCGTCCAGGTCTCGTTCTGGGAGCTGCCCCCGAGGGTCATGCTCATATCGGTAGCCCTCAGCCTCTGTCCGCTCATCGCCTGCCCCATCGAGTTCTTCTTCTTTCTCAAGCTCTTTTCATATCTCGGGTACCGGAAGATCGCTTCAGCAAGCGTCCTGGATTCCGCAACCCGCCGGCAGATCTACGATACGATCGTCCAGAACCCGGGGATCTTCTTCAATGAGATCCTGCGGATCACCGGCCAGAAACGCTCGACACTCCAGTACCACCTAGCGGTGCTGAAATTCACGGACAAGATTACCGCCTTCAGTACCCGGGGGGATGTTCGGTATTTCGAGAACTCCGGCCGGTATTCCGTTACCGAGCAGAAAGTCCTGCGCAGCCTGCGCAACGTGCGGGAGCGGGAGATCTTCGAATGCATCATGGACTATCCTGCCATCACCCGGAGCGATCTCATGAAGCACCTGAAAGTCAGCGGTCCAACCGTCTCGTGGCACACGGGGCGATTGTCCGACGACGGGCTCCTTGCGGTGACCCGGGACGGAAAACAGATGCGCTATGCCCTGCCACCGGAAGTGCAGCAGTTCCTGGAAAAATACCTCTTATCCCGCAACACAGGGCCGGGCCAGAAACCGGGCCCCGGATAG
- a CDS encoding EamA family transporter, which translates to MYWALLAGIGACTNAAYYLVNRQFLRRIDPDILAASGFLFGAVFLLGLSAVKGIPQTGPLFLPAICMTAGINILATLLTFRALTSTDISLAVPMISFTPIFLIGTSAIILHEFPSAVGIAGIVIVVAGSYILNTSEEHTRLADPFRSMAAHPGVLSMLAVSFLYAVAVNFDKMGVQNSDPVFGAGVTMLLIGVAFVPIALYRRRRNRSRIAQILSGKPASRPIVVFPFRRREAAVAGILVGFLITLEAVTINSAYTEQIAPYVIAIKRMSILLIVLYGTLVFHEKELVRRLAGAGIMVFGAALILVFP; encoded by the coding sequence ATGTACTGGGCTCTTCTTGCGGGAATCGGTGCATGCACCAATGCTGCGTACTACTTGGTGAACCGGCAGTTTCTCCGGCGGATCGATCCTGATATTCTTGCCGCGTCCGGTTTCCTCTTCGGGGCGGTCTTCCTGCTCGGTCTGTCTGCGGTAAAAGGGATCCCACAGACCGGCCCGCTCTTCCTGCCGGCCATCTGCATGACTGCAGGCATCAATATTCTTGCAACCCTCCTCACGTTCCGTGCGCTCACCTCCACCGACATCTCGCTTGCCGTGCCGATGATCTCGTTCACGCCCATCTTCCTGATCGGGACGTCAGCCATCATCCTCCACGAGTTCCCGTCGGCTGTCGGGATTGCGGGGATAGTCATTGTCGTTGCCGGTTCCTATATCCTGAATACTTCGGAGGAGCACACCCGCCTTGCCGACCCGTTCCGCTCCATGGCAGCCCACCCGGGGGTCCTTTCCATGCTCGCGGTCTCGTTCCTGTACGCGGTTGCAGTCAATTTCGACAAGATGGGCGTCCAGAACTCGGATCCCGTCTTCGGCGCCGGTGTCACCATGCTGCTCATCGGCGTTGCGTTTGTCCCGATCGCCCTTTACCGCCGGCGCAGGAACCGGAGCCGGATTGCCCAGATCCTGTCCGGCAAACCTGCCTCCCGGCCCATCGTGGTCTTCCCCTTCCGGAGGAGAGAGGCAGCGGTTGCAGGAATCCTTGTCGGGTTCCTGATAACCCTGGAGGCAGTAACGATCAATTCAGCGTACACGGAGCAGATTGCCCCGTACGTTATTGCGATCAAGCGGATGAGCATCCTCCTCATCGTGCTATACGGGACGCTTGTTTTCCATGAGAAAGAGCTGGTGCGCCGCCTGGCCGGTGCAGGGATCATGGTCTTTGGGGCGGCCTTGATCCTGGTTTTCCCGTAA
- a CDS encoding cysteine hydrolase family protein produces the protein MKQALLVIDVQNEYFTGKLPVTYPEGSFENIQKAMDWAHTSRVPIAMIQHANLAPESPAFRKGSAGWELHDEIKRRHADILIEKTLPGSFTGTGLEKWLEDLDIDTVTIAGYMTQMCCDTTARQAFHHGYAVNFLSDATGTLAISNAAGSISAADLHKAVLITQQMRFSRVIRTDEWIMGL, from the coding sequence ATGAAGCAGGCATTACTGGTAATCGATGTCCAGAACGAGTATTTCACCGGGAAACTCCCGGTCACGTACCCCGAGGGAAGTTTTGAGAATATCCAAAAAGCCATGGACTGGGCGCACACGTCCCGTGTGCCGATCGCGATGATCCAGCACGCGAATCTTGCCCCGGAATCCCCGGCCTTCCGGAAAGGATCGGCGGGGTGGGAACTCCACGATGAGATCAAGCGCCGGCACGCTGATATCCTGATCGAGAAGACCCTGCCCGGGAGCTTCACCGGCACCGGCCTTGAGAAATGGCTTGAAGACCTGGACATCGATACGGTCACGATCGCCGGCTACATGACGCAGATGTGCTGCGACACCACTGCCCGGCAGGCTTTCCACCATGGATATGCCGTGAACTTCCTCTCCGATGCCACCGGCACTCTTGCAATCAGCAATGCTGCCGGCAGCATCAGCGCTGCCGATCTCCACAAGGCAGTCCTCATCACCCAGCAGATGCGGTTCTCGCGGGTCATCAGGACCGACGAATGGATCATGGGGCTCTGA